The Phoenix dactylifera cultivar Barhee BC4 chromosome 12, palm_55x_up_171113_PBpolish2nd_filt_p, whole genome shotgun sequence genome has a window encoding:
- the LOC103704993 gene encoding uncharacterized protein LOC103704993 has translation MAFGAKEIIVYIRRTSYIFVCDHPFIIGMVFFVLILYSFFPSLFVFLVSSSPVIVCTAILLGTILIYGEPNIPEVEKEDRKTQRLSPLKVGAVANLEGRRETREMAVRDAALGNGRASVGSEAVAQNERYARGDSSMAERSVVDEDKKENYGKKVSEVKKIHGHGIAKKKEASSEKLAAGGPKAGKDIGSATTSNQRKAKDPKKGVDMPTSDNGLVSSLGSPWHHVDHHDASSGSELDQAESSSPDAASMSDIMPMLDELHPLLLDSEAPHPALLSKDNSDAASIGFSDDGSAEEEAENQDDEDDEEGQEKDDETKPVVTWTEDDQKNLVELGKSELERNRRLENVIAKQRARKLMEKNLIDLDSNDSLPSIEELSRFQIQIPTVFAPRRNPFDLPYDADEIPGSAPSRLLPRQNPFDLPYEQPHVTGNSIVENLSQQEVVTNQQRDMLFRRHESFTSGALFLGDLTQERHTFRFKPYFVAERTDTEETGFADDQRESSEESDLKSSSKSDAISLVTEQESHKELPEEELHRESDSIAYHDAENSELESQSSEADSVDVEKLQSGISPSDDHSRVMEEAHQAAEVFGEVGEETSEELEPNAIISDAEKAEVIEEKYESGSSTSSGENVKSTKASVNEQAASMEKTRGISPTVSVGSSESVTANSDIQSREAEQIDDSQVAEPVYDSSPSAIEKTQSNVSALDEALFGAGKEGYNSHDSSTSDMQANVSLVGSPPRTAERNASLGESTGQELASAGQVFWIASSLASVEENESRSREISEIRERDVIGDDLYGVHDDLVHPILPILPKASSERWLHRSSLSSRRSSLSSVGTESSEGSLNVSVRASCIDGEVTKEAEKEQ, from the exons ATGGCATTTGGGGCCAAAGAAATAATCGTATATATCAGAAGAACTAGTTACATATTTGTTTGCGATCATCCGTTTATTATTGGCATGGTGTTTTTTGTCCTTATACTGTATAGCTTTTTTCCTTCTCTATTTGTTTTCCTGGTTTCTTCCTCTCCTGTCATTGTCTGCACTGCCATTCTTCTTGGAACCATTCTCATTTATGGTGAACCAAATATCCCTGAAGTCGAAAAGGAGGATAGGAAGACTCAGAGGCTTAGTCCTCTTAAGGTTGGGGCTGTAGCCAATTTGGAAGGTAGAAGAGAAACTAGGGAAATGGCTGTCAGAGATGCTGCTTTGGGCAATGGAAGGGCTAGTGTCGGTAGTGAGGCAGTGGCACAGAATGAGAGATATGCCAGGGGTGATAGTTCCATGGCTGAAAGATCTGTGGTTGATGAAGACAAGAAAGAGAATTATGGCAAGAAGGTGAGCGAAGttaagaaaattcatggtcATGGAATTGCTAAGAAGAAAGAAGCTTCTTCAGAAAAGCTAGCTGCAGGTGGACCAAAAGCAGGTAAGGATATTGGCAGCGCAACCACCTCGAATCAAAGGAAGGCTAAGGATCCTAAGAAGGGTGTTGATATGCCTACTTCAGACAATGGCCTTGTTTCATCTTTGGGTTCACCTTGGCATCATGTTGATCATCATGATGCTTCTTCAGGTTCTGAATTGGACCAAGCTGAAAGTTCGTCTCCTGATGCTGCTTCTATGTCTGACATCATGCCAATGCTTGACGAGCTTCACCCGCTTTTATTAGACTCAGAAGCTCCTCATCCTGCTCTTCTATCGAAAGACAACTCAGATGCTGCCTCCATAGGGTTCTCAGATGATGGTAGTGCAGAGGAAGAAGCTGAAAACcaggatgatgaagatgatgaagaaggaCAGGAGAAAGATGACGAAACTAAACCTGTGGTAACATGGACAGAAGATGATCAGAAGAATCTTGTGGAACTTGGAAAATCTGAACTGGAAAGGAATCGGAGGTTGGAGAATGTAATTGCAAAGCAAAGAGCAAGAAAGTTAATGGAGAAAAATTTAATAGACTTGGATAGTAATGACTCATTGCCAAGCATAGAAGAGCTGTCTCGCTTTCAGATTCAGATTCCAACTGTTTTTGCTCCAAGAAGGAATCCCTTTGATCTTCCTTATGATGCAGATGAAATTCCTGGTTCCGCTCCTTCTAGACTACTGCCGAGACAAAATCCTTTTGATCTTCCTTATGAACAACCACATGTAACTGGTAATTCCATTGTGGAGAATTTGAGCCAGCAAGAGGTTGTGACAAATCAGCAGCGAGATATGTTATTTAGAAGGCATGAGAGCTTCACTTCAGGAGCATTATTTCTTGGGGATCTTACACAAGAGAGGCACACATTTAGGTTCAAACCCTATTTTGTTGCGGAGAGGACTGATACAGAGGAGACAGGATTTGCTGATGATCAGAGAGAATCAAGTGAGGAGAGTGACTTGAAGTCAAGTTCAAAATCTGATGCAATATCTTTAGTTACTGAGCAGGAATCTCATAAAGAGCTACCAGAAGAAGAACTTCACCGAGAGAGTGATTCTATTGCGTACCATGATGCTGAAAACAGTGAGCTAGAAAGTCAATCCTCCGAAGCTGATTCAGTGGATGTCGAAAAACTACAGAGTGGGATTAGTCCAAGTGATGATCACAGCAGGGTCATGGAAGAAGCTCATCAAGCTGCTGAAGTATTTGGAGAAGTTGGAGAGGAAACCAGTGAAGAATTGGAGCCAAACGCTATTATTTCAGATGCTGAGAAAGCTGAAGTAATTGAGGAGAAGTATGAGTCAGGCTCCTCCACTTCATCAGGAGAGAATGTGAAGAGTACCAAAGCAAGCGTTAATGAACAAGCAGCTAGTATGGAGAAAACAAGGGGCATTTCCCCCACAGTTTCTGTTGGTTCCAGTGAATCAGTTACTGCAAATTCTGATATCCAGAGTAGGGAAGCAGAGCAAATTGATGATAGTCAAGTTGCAGAGCCTGTTTATGACTCTAGCCCATCAGCAATTGAAAAAACCCAATCTAATGTTTCAGCACTTGATGAAGCTCTATTTGGTGCAG GTAAAGAAGGTTACAATTCCCATGACTCTTCGACGTCTGATATGCAAGCAAATGTCTCATTAGTGGGTTCTCCTCCAAGGACAGCTGAGCGGAATGCTTCCTTGGGAGAAAGCACAGGACAAGAGCTGGCATCTGCTGGCCAAGTGTTTTGGATTGCATCGAGTTTAGCTTCTGTCGAGGAGAATGAATCAAGATCAAGGGAGATATCTGAGATCAGGGAGCGTGATGTTATTGGAGATGACCTATACGGAGTCCATGATGATTTGGTTCATCCAATTTTGCCTATATTGCCAAAGGCATCAAGTGAGCGGTGGTTGCATCGCTCAAGTTTGTCTTCGCGCCGCTCAAGCTTATCTTCAGTGGGGACTGAatcaagtgaag GTTCCCTCAATGTTTCAGTCCGGGCATCATGTATAGATGGCGAAGTAACTAAAGAAGcagaaaaggaacaataa